The sequence TCCTGCTCGGCCTCTTTAGCTTTAACGCGCAGGCGCAGCAGGGCGCGCTGATCCAGATGGTCAATCATGGGCTCTCCACCGGGGCATTGTTCCTTCTGGTCGGCATGATCTACGAACGAAGGCACACGCGGCAGATCGCGGATTTCGGCGGCCTGGCATCCGTCATGCCGGCCTTCTCCACCCTGTTTCTTATCATCACCCTGTCCTCCATCGGCCTGCCGGGATTAAACGGCTTCATCGGAGAGTTTCTGATTTTACTCGGCGCGTTTCAGGCTAACCCCTATCTCGCCGTGCCGGCCACGCTGGGCGTGATTCTCTCCGCGGTCTATATGTTGACCATGTATCAGCGCGTGCATTTCGGCAAACAAACCCATGAAGAAAACAACCGCCTTTCTGATTTGACTCTTCGCGAAAAGCTGGTCCTGCTCCCGCTGCTGCTGTTCTGCTTTTGGATCGGACTGTTTCCAGGAACTTTTTTGCACAAGACCGAGGCGAGCGTTCAAAGAATTTTGACCACCATGGAAATGAAACAGACACCGATCTCTGACCGGATTGAAGGGATATCCCCTGCTCGGCCGGTGTATGTCGTTAACGAGGAATGAGATGACGTTCACTCTGCCAACCATTGATCTAACAGCTGTCTTCCCCCTGTTGGCCCTGCTGACGACAGCGATCGTCCTGCTGCTGTTGCCATTGTTTTTCCGCTCCGTCGGAAGAAATGTCTTGGCGCTCGTGGGCGCGATCGGACTGCTGATCAGCGGAGCCTGTCTGTTCAGGCTCCCGCTGGTCCCCTTCAGGGGATTTGACCGGCTGCTGCTGCTCGATCCTTTGGCCATCACGGTGCACGGCGCCCTTCTGCTCGCCGGCCTGTTGACTCTATTGATCTCCTTGAACCGGGTGGAAGACGAGTATTTGAACTATGGCGAATATTACAGTCTGCTTCTCTTCAGCCTCATCGGTATGATGATCATGACCTCGACCTGGAATCTCCTGGTCCTGTTCCTGGGTCTGGAGCTGTTCTCCATCGCCTTGTATGCGCTGGCCGGCATTCGCAAGATGCGTGCAGAGTCGGTGGAGGCATCGCTCAAGTATCTACTTCTGGGAGCGTTTGCCAGCGGATTTCTCCTTTACGGCATGGCGTTGTTGTATGGAGCTTCCGGCACGCTGCAATTGAACGAGATGATGCAGGGCGTCCAGCCCGGTGCTTCCACCCTGTCTCTGATCTATGCCGGCGTCATCCTGCTTTTCATCGGCCTGGCGTTCAAGGCCGCACTGGTGCCGTTTCACATGTGGACGCCGGATGTGTATGAAGGCTCGGCCACGCCGGTCTCTGCCTTTATGTCAACCGCCACCAAGGCCGCGGCTTTCATCGTGCTGATCCGGTTGATCGCCCATTCTGAACTGGCCGTCCGTTTTCCGTGGCCGCAGCTGCTCATTGTGCTGGCCGTTCTGACCATGACGGTCGGCAACCTGCTGGCCATACACCAAAAAAACGTAAAACGCATGCTCGCCTATTCGAGCATCAGCCATGCCGGCTATCTGCTGGTTGGATTGACGGCCGCGTCGTCCGCCGGCGATCAGGCCATGCTCTTTTACCTATTTGTCTACACCGCCATGAATATCGGCGCCTTTGGCGTGCTGTCGCACATGGGCGTCTCCAATGCGGATGAACGCGTCGATTTTGAATCCTACCGTGGAATGGGGTATCGCTCTCCGTTCGCCGCTCTCTGTCTGGCGGTATTTCTGTTCAGCCTCAGCGGCCTGCCGCCTTTCAGCGGCTTTATTGGAAAACTGTATCTGTTCAGCGCGGCTGTGGAAAGAGGCTACGTCGCTCTGGTCGTCATCGCTGTGCTGAACTCTGTGGTGTCGGTGTATTACTATATGCGGCTGGTCGTCAATCTGTACATGCGGGACGCAACCGAGGAGCTCTCCCTGCCTCGGCCGAACGTCGGCATGAAGGCGGCCTTGTTCATCGCTCTGTTCCTCACCGTCCTGTGGGGCATTTACCCCTCGGTGCTGACCAACCTGCTGGCCGGAGTTAGTCGGCCGCTGCCCTGACGCGCCCATCCTGTTGGATTGAAGGCATGGGTTGCACTCGAGGTGGGTGAACGCCGAATCGCGGAGCGGACAGGCAAAGGAATTGTCGTCGGCCACGCATTGGTTTTTCCAGTCAAAGACACCGTAGACTCCTCCTGCCATCGCCGATGGTTCAACGACGTTTCCTGCATCGGGGCAGTGCCCTTTCATCCGTCCGCTGAACAATGACAGGCCGGTCGTCTTGCACGTCCCATTATCCTGATCCAAACAAACCACTCCATACCAAACAAGGAGGGACCCATGTTATCCATAATCATTGTATTTCTGTTTGGCGCAGTCTTCATGGCCATGGTTTTGATGCAGAGGGACAGGACGGCGGCCGGCAACGTGCGCGCCCTTTTTCAGGGCAAGGGCAAACTCATCCGTCTGGGCTTGATCGCGCTGGCTGCCCTCTTTCTGCTCAGCCAAGCCTTGGTCATCATCGATGCCGGCACGGTCGGCGTAATAAAAAGGTTGGGGGCGGTCAAGGGCGAAATGGCGCCGGGGCTGCACTTGATCATTCCGCTTGTGGACAAGGTGGTGATTCTGCCGACTGTGAAAAAAACTTATGAGGCGTCTGAAATTCCCGGGGAAAGCAAGGCGGACTATCCCGATATCATCATCACCGCGCTGACCTCGGACGGCCAGCAGATTCGCGTCGGCATCACCGCCCGGTTCATGATCGCACCGGGCAAAGCGGCATGGATCGTGCAAAATCTTGGAACAGAAGAGGAGTATGTCGAAAAGGTGGTCAAAACCGAAATACGCGGCTCAGGCCGACGCGTGCCCACCAAGTTCGCAGCCTATGACCTTTATACCAAACGCAGCTATGAAGCGCAGCAGGCGATCTTTGACGAGATTGCGCCCAAGTTTACCGCTAACGGCTTGATCCTCGATGAACTGGTTCTGCGCAACATCAGCTTTACCACCGAATACGCGAAAACGCTGGAAGAAAAACAGATCGCCCTGGAAAACATCTCTACGGAGAAAAACAAGCTGGAACAGGAGAAAATCCGCAAGGAGCAAAAGATCGTCGCCGCCGAGGGCGATGCCAAAAGCATCGAGATCCGACAGCTCGCGTTGACTAAAAATCCCACCATCATTCAGTGGGAATTTGTGCAAAAACTGGCGCCGAATATCTCCTGGGGCGTGCTGCCGCAGAATGTGGTGCCGATGCTCAACCTGCAGAATATGACCGGCGCAGCAAAACCCTGAGCCCACGTGTCTCTTCGGATGCCGGCAAAAGATGTACTGCAATCCATGCAGGACTCTTTTTAAGAGCTGCGCGGCGGCGTTACAGTGAATAATTGCCCCATCAGCCATTGTGTCATCCGGGGACGCAAAACAATGGGGCGTAACGTCTGTTCACAGATCATGAGCGCTGAAGGGAACCTGCGGAAAGAACAAAGGCTGTTCGTCGATGGATTCCTCGCCCTTTGCGACTTTTGGAATACGAGGATGCGGGCTTTTACGAACGCAGGAGATCACCTCGCGCCAACACCGATGCATCAAATAAGATGATGTGACTGTGTTCGCAATGACACTATTTCACTGACCTTCGTCAGGTTGCTCAGCAACGAAACCAAGTTGCCGGGCCTTAAAAGTCCATTCGAGCCGGCTCATCTGACAGGCTTATGAAAAAACGACTTTCCACTCTGCCCTTGGTGTACCTGGTGCTGTGCCTGAGCATTGTTACTCAAGCGCCGGCGTCGTCCCATTATACCGCCAACCGGGCCCCGTTGGCCGCCAAACCCTATCTCGAGCTGCCGCTGGGCGCCATTCAGCCGCAGGGTTGGCTGCGGCAACAACTGCAAACCATGGCCTCAGGTCTGACCGGCCATCTGGATGAACGCTACCCCGCAGTCGTAGGGCCGCGCAACGGCTGGCTCGGCGGCGATGGAGACGGCTGGGAGCGCGGCCCCTACTGGATCGACGGACTCTTGCCTCTGGCCTATCTCCTGCAGGATCCGGCACTAATCGCCAAAACCCGGCCGTGGATTGAATGGTGCCTCACTCATCAGCGGGCCGACGGCGACTTTGGCCCGGAAGAATTGGATCAACCCAAGCCGGAGCCCGGGCTGCAAAAAACGCAACGCCGGGATTGGTGGCCCAGAATGGTCATGCTCAAAGTGCTGATGCAATACTACAGCGCCACTCGGGATGCGCGCGTCATCGACCTCATGCGCCGCTATTTTCATTATCAGGAGACCGAGCTGCCCAGAACCTCGCTCGATCACTGGACCATCTGGGCAAACCGCCGCGGCGGCGATAACCTGATGGCCGTCTACTGGCTCTACAACCTCACCGGCGAACCTTTTTTGCTGAACCTGGCAAACCTTCTCATTGAACAAACCTTTCCCTGGTCGCGCGTATTCCTCAACGATCGCCCCACAAATTTTCACCGCGCCTTTCCAAGCGGCAGCCCATGGATTTATGACTTGGTACGCTATCCGTGGAAAGAGGAGCAGATCGACGCCCTGAGCGTCAAAGAACAGCGTTCTTTTCATTGCGTCAATCTGGCGCAAGGGTTCAAACAGCCGGTGGTCGTTTATCAACAACACCCGGAACAGACCTATCTGCAGGCGGTGAAACAGGCGCTGGCGGATGTCCAGCGTTATCACGGACAGGCGCAAGGCATGTATGGCGGCGATGAACCGCTGCATGGCAACAATCCCACTCAGGGCGTCGAGCTGTGCTCGGTTGTGGAATGGATGTTCTCCCTGGAGACCATGCTGTCCATTACCGGCGATCTGACCTGGGCCGATCATCTGGAAAAAATCGCATTCAACGCTCTGCCCCCTCAGGCCGACGACCAGTACAACAGCCGGCAATACTTTCAGTGCGCCAATCAGGTTCTCATCACCCGCGAGCGAAGAAATTTTTTCGAAACAGAAAATCACGGTCACACCGACCTGTGCTACGGCCTGCTCACCGGTTATCCCTGCTGCACCTGCAA comes from bacterium and encodes:
- a CDS encoding Fe-S-binding domain-containing protein produces the protein LLGLFSFNAQAQQGALIQMVNHGLSTGALFLLVGMIYERRHTRQIADFGGLASVMPAFSTLFLIITLSSIGLPGLNGFIGEFLILLGAFQANPYLAVPATLGVILSAVYMLTMYQRVHFGKQTHEENNRLSDLTLREKLVLLPLLLFCFWIGLFPGTFLHKTEASVQRILTTMEMKQTPISDRIEGISPARPVYVVNEE
- a CDS encoding NADH-quinone oxidoreductase subunit N; the encoded protein is MTFTLPTIDLTAVFPLLALLTTAIVLLLLPLFFRSVGRNVLALVGAIGLLISGACLFRLPLVPFRGFDRLLLLDPLAITVHGALLLAGLLTLLISLNRVEDEYLNYGEYYSLLLFSLIGMMIMTSTWNLLVLFLGLELFSIALYALAGIRKMRAESVEASLKYLLLGAFASGFLLYGMALLYGASGTLQLNEMMQGVQPGASTLSLIYAGVILLFIGLAFKAALVPFHMWTPDVYEGSATPVSAFMSTATKAAAFIVLIRLIAHSELAVRFPWPQLLIVLAVLTMTVGNLLAIHQKNVKRMLAYSSISHAGYLLVGLTAASSAGDQAMLFYLFVYTAMNIGAFGVLSHMGVSNADERVDFESYRGMGYRSPFAALCLAVFLFSLSGLPPFSGFIGKLYLFSAAVERGYVALVVIAVLNSVVSVYYYMRLVVNLYMRDATEELSLPRPNVGMKAALFIALFLTVLWGIYPSVLTNLLAGVSRPLP
- a CDS encoding prohibitin family protein → MLSIIIVFLFGAVFMAMVLMQRDRTAAGNVRALFQGKGKLIRLGLIALAALFLLSQALVIIDAGTVGVIKRLGAVKGEMAPGLHLIIPLVDKVVILPTVKKTYEASEIPGESKADYPDIIITALTSDGQQIRVGITARFMIAPGKAAWIVQNLGTEEEYVEKVVKTEIRGSGRRVPTKFAAYDLYTKRSYEAQQAIFDEIAPKFTANGLILDELVLRNISFTTEYAKTLEEKQIALENISTEKNKLEQEKIRKEQKIVAAEGDAKSIEIRQLALTKNPTIIQWEFVQKLAPNISWGVLPQNVVPMLNLQNMTGAAKP